The Candidatus Sulfotelmatobacter sp. genomic sequence TGTAGTGCCACTTCGCCAAGGTGCGTTTGACGGTGGTCGGGATCACCTGCGACTCCGCCAGCGAGTCGCGGTAGATGCTGGCGCCGAGCGCGGTGACGCCTTCGGCGGTCGTCGACGTCCCCATAGCCGGGAAATTGGCGCGCGCCGCGAGCGGGAAGGCCTTGAACGCCTCGCCCGAGAGCGTGGGGCCGAGCACCATCGCGGTCGACCCGTCGGTGGTGAACTTCTGCATCAGGTTGACGACCTGCGCGCCGTCGGTGGCGGCGTCCTGGACGTCGAAGGTGAGATCGGCGCCGCCGGCGTCGAGCTTGCCCGACTTGACGTCGTCGTTGGCCAGCTCGTAGGCGTTCTTCTGCGGCGTCCCGTAGACCGCAGCCGCGCCGGTGACGTCGGCGATGACGCCGACGTGGACCGTCTTGCCGGCCGCGGGGCCTTTGGCCGCGGCGACGGGCGCGACGAGCCCGGCGATCGCCACAAGGGCGAGCGCCGGCACCGTGAATCGTTTCATCGATGTTCTCCTGGAGACACGGGGGATTGGAGGGCGGCGTTCGCAGCCGTGTTCGGTGCTCCCTCGGCGAAGAGGGCGCGGCGCTCGCGTTCGAGCGCCTGGGTCGACTCGACCGAACGCAGGCTCTGTTCGCTGTGGTACTCGGTCAGCGCGGCCATCTCGTCGAAGTCGCCGCGCATCGCGAAGGCGCGCTGCGACTCGGTGGTGGCTTCGCGCTGCGCGTCGGCCAACGTCTCGATGACGTTGCCGGTGAACTCGTCGATGCGCGCCAAGGCCGCTTCGGCAGCCTCGGCCTGACGGGCGCTGCGCTCGGCTTGCACGACGCCGGCCGAGATCGCCTCGGAAGCGCTGGCGCCGCGCGCACCGAGGTCGCCCAGCACCGTGCGCATCTGCTGCGTCGAGGCACGGGTCCGCTCGGCCAGCCGGCGCACCTCGCTGGCGACGACGTCGAAGCCCTTGCCGTGCTCGCCCGCGCGCGCGGCCTCGATCGCCGCGTTCAGCGCGAGCAGGTTGGTGCGGTCGGAGACCGATCGCACCAGCGCGACGATCTCGCCGATCCGCTCCATCAGGCCCGCGAAGCGCCCTAGCGCGCCGCGCGAGGCCTGCGCGTTCTCGGCCAGCTCGCGCACCGCTTCGGCCAGCTCGCGCACGGTCTCGCGGGTGCGTTCGACGTCGTCCTGCGCGGTCGCGAAGCGGGTCAGTAGCGCGGTGAACCGCTCCGAGAGCGTGCGGCTCTCTTCGCTCATCTCCCCGGCCGTCTGCGCCAGCCGCCGCAGCGCCGGGGCTTGGTCGCGAGCCTGGTCGGTGGCGTTGCCGGCCGACGCGTGGAGTGCTTCGATCGCGCCGTCGATCGCGTCGACGATGTCTTGCATCGCGAACCGGTGGTGCTCGGCGCTGCGCTGCGCCGCGCTCTGCGCCGGCGGCGCGAAGTCCGTCAGATCGCCGCCCAGCAGCAAGTCGGTGACGGCGTCGGGGAAGATGCGGCCGATGCGCTCCCACACAAAGGTCGCCGAACCGACGAACGCCGAGCGCTCCTGCGGGTCGAGCTCGCGCACCTCCATCAGGGTGCGCAGCTCGGCCAGCGCATGGCGCTCCTCGTCCGCCGCGACCGTGCGATGCCAGGGGATGACCTCGGCCAGCGCGCCGTCGACGACGGCCCGGTCGGCGGGGCTCAAGCTCTCCAACGAGGCGGCGTTCGCGAGCACGATTTGCGTATTGTAGGCGTGCGCGGTCAAGGTCAGGTAACGCTGCACCTCGTGCATCTTGGTCCCCAAGATGTTGGGCAGCGGGTTCTCCTGCGCGTCGACGTCGCCGGACTGCAGCGCGGCGAAGACCTGGTCGAACGGGATGACTTTCGGCGAGGCGTGCAGGACGTGCATCAGCGCCAGGTAGACGACCGAGTCTTGGATGCGCACGCGCATTCCGCGCACGTCGTTCGGGTGCGCGACGGGGCGCACGCTGTTGGTGAAGTGGCGGATGCCGTTCTCGAAGTAGCCCATCCCGCGCAAGCCGAACGGCTCGAACGCGTGCAGCACGTAGCGCCCGAGGTTGCCGTCGAGCACGCGGTGCGCCGACGGCGCGTCGGCGAACAGGAACGGCAAGTCGAAGATCTGCGCCAGCGGCAGCAGCGAGGACGCGACATAGCAGGTGACGCTGGCGAAGTCCAGCTCGCCCGAGCGCACGCGCATCAGCGCCTCGAGCTCGGTGCCGCGGAACGGAATCTCCGGCTCGACCCGCAGTCCGCCGCCGCTGCGTTCGGCGACCAGCTCGGCGAAGCGCGCCCAGGCGCGCGTCGGCGGGTAGCCCGGCGGCAACAGCGTCGCGCAGCGCAGCGTGCGTACGTCGCTGCGGCCGCTGGGCGCCGTGCGCGACGCGTAGAGCATCTCGGCGCCGTAGTAGGCCAGCCGCTGCGTCGAGAACGCCGCCTCGAGCGCCGAACGGCCTTGCTCCGCCGCGGCGGCGGCGAGCTTCTCGGTCTCGCGACCGACCTCTCCGGCGCGCGTCGCGTGCGCGCGGCCTTCCTCGGCGGCCTCTTCGAGCGCCAGCGCGACGTCGCGCGCCAGTGCGGCGACCGCACCCAGGATCTCGGCCGCCAGACGCGCCGACGGCGCCGAGCGCGCGCTGCGCCGCGCCGCGTCGCGCACGGTCGCGATCGTCGTTTCGGCTTCGGTGCGAATGCGCGCCACCAGATCGCGAATCGCCGTGGTCGACTCGCCGGTCGTCTTCGCCAGCCGGCCGACCTCGCCGGCGACGACCGCGAAGCCCAGCCCGTGCTGGCCCGCGCGCGCCGCTTCGATCGCCGCGTTGAGCGCCAGCAGCTGCGTCTCGTCCGAGACTTCCTCGACGAACTCGGTCATGGCGCCGATCTCGCCCATCAGCCGCCCGAAGTCGTCCATCGCGCCGGCCGTGCTCTCCGAGAGCGCGGCCAGCGCCAGCACGGAGTGCAGCAGGTCCTCGACGATGCGCAGCGAGGCGGCCAAGTCGTTGCCGGCGCGGCGCGCGTTGTCGCGGGTCGACTCCAGCCGCCCGGCGGCGGCGCGCGCTTCGATCGCCAGCGCGCTGGTGGCGTCGGCCAGCGCGGTCATCAGTGCGGTCTGGTCCTGCGCGGCGGCGGCGATCGACTCGGATGCGCGCCGCACCGCGTCGGCCGACGTCGCGACGGTGCGGGCGAACGACGCGAGCTGGGGCGTCTGAGTCAATCGACCCTCAGGAGGAGAGCAGCAGGGGCCGGAGCGTTCGCATGAACGCGCCGAAGCGCTGATCGTTCTCCTCTTCGCTCGCTAGTTCCGTGTAGACGACGACCACCCAGCGCGCTCCGGTGCGAAGGGTGAGGATGCCCCCGTCGTGGGCGACGGCCGACGTGTCGCCGGTCTTGTGGGCGAACGCGTCCCCCGTTTCCAGGCCGCGCGAGAGGCGGACGTCCCACCACGAATGAGCTAGGATCGCCCGCAGCCGGCTCGCCTCGGGGACGCGGTCGGCGGCCAGCGCGGCGAACAGCGCGGCGGCCTCGGCGGCCGGGAAGCTGTTGCGGCCGGTCGCGGCCCGGTCGGTTAGCAGCGTCGGGCCGCCCGAGAGCTTGCGGCGGACGGCGACCCGCGGGAAGCCCAGCTCGTGAAGTGCCTGCGTCGCCCACTCGCGGTCGAGCCGGTCGATCAGGACGTTGGTGGCGACGTTGTCGGAGCGCTGGAGCATCAGGGTCACCAGCTCCTCGACCGTCAGGACGGCGCCGGGGACGGCCGGCGAGGGGGCGTCGTTGGCGGTCTGGTTGCTGCGCTCGACGGCGACCGGCGTGGTCCAGGCTAGGCGGCCGGCGGCGACCGCGGCGGCGGCGGCGACCGCCAGCGGGACCTTGATCATCGAGGCCGGGTAGATCCAGCGGCCGTCGTCACGGCTCCAGGCCGGGCCGCCGGGCGCCAGGCCGCGGACGTGGATCGCGGCCGCGTCCAGGCCGGCCGCGGCCGCCAGGGCGGCCAGATCGGGCGGGCTCATGGGGCCGTAATAATGCGTGTGAGTACTTGCATGAATCCAATTCGTGCGGTACGCTGTTCGTGCAAGTACCCACACGCACGCACCAACATATGATGAAGCAGCATCAAAGCTACGATCCCTATCGCTTGCAAGCCGACGCCGCCGACGCACCTGCACAGGTCGCCGGGCTCGTCGACGCGCTCCTGGCCGCCGAGACCGATCGCCCGCGCCTGCGGCTTCTGCTCGGCGGCGACGCCCTCCCGGCCGAGACGATCGCGGGCCTGGTCACGGGCTTACGCCGCCTGCGCGAGTTCGGGGGCGCCATCGAAGTCCGCCCGGAGACCGCCGCCGTGCGCGACGCGCTGGCGCTGACCGGCCTCGAGCACGTCTTCGCGTTCCCGCTCGACCCCGACGACGCGCCGCGCCGGCACCGCTTCAACTTCGGCTTCGGCTCCCGGGTGGCGGCCGGTTTGTTCATCGCGGTCGTGACCGCGATCGGGTTCCCGGCCGGCGCCGCCGACGAGCAGCCGCCGACCGATCCGGCCACGATCCTGGCCAGGGTGGAACAGCGCAATCCCACCCTGTCCTCGTACGAGGGCCGGCTGCACGTCGACGTCCACATGACCTCGTTCCCGTTCATCGGGACCCACCTGGACGCGACCACCTACTACAAGCGCCCGGCCAACTACGAAGTGGTCTTCGACCGCGTCCCGGCGCTGGCCAAGGGCTTCGACAAGATGTTCACCGACATCGGCGACCCCGCCAGCTGGGAGCACCGGTTCGCCATCACCTACGTGGGCGAGCAACCGTTCCGCGGCCATGCGGACCTCGCGCTGCGGATGGTCCAGCGGGTCCGGGGGATGATCGACCACGAGACCGTTCTGGTCGATCCCAACGCTTGGTCGATCGACTCGATCCGTTACGATTACTACAACGGCGGGCACATCACAATGACCCAGACGTTCCGCGACGTCGGTGGGTACTCCATGCTCGCCGAGCAGGACGCCGAGATCGCGATCCCTTATGCCCGTGCCCGCGCGCACGGCGTCTACTCCGACTACCGGACGAACGTCGCTCTTGACGATTCGGTCTTCACGAAGAAGCGCTGATGCTCTCCACCGGACACCGTTCCCATCCTGGCGTCGAAGAAACCCGCACCCGCATCTTGGCGGCGGCGCGCGAGCTCTTCGAGCGCAACGGTACGCGCGGAACGACGACGCGTGAAGTCGCCGAGCGCGCCGGGGTCAACGAAGCGACGCTCTTCCGGCACTTCGGTTCCAAGCGCGCGCTGCTCGACGCCATGCGCGAGCACGCCTGCGAGTTCGACCGCTTCCGTTCGGTCCTCGCTGCGCTGCAGGGCGTCGACGTCGCCGCCGACCTGCGCACGATCGCGAGCTACGCGGTCGAGAGCATGACGACGCGGCGCGCGATGATGTGCGTCTCGTTGGCCGAGGAGGCCGCCGGCACCGACGACGCGCCCGAGTGGCGCGGTCCCGCCAAGATGATGGAAGACGTCGGCGCCTACTTCACGGTCCAGGTCCAGGCCGGCCGGCTGCGCGGCGACCCGCAGCTGCTGGCCCGTTATTTTTTGAGCATCTTGTTTGCTTTCGTCGTCGCCCGCAAACTGTGGGACGAATATTCTCAAGATCCGTCGACGCTCGACGCGATCGTCGACACCTTTCTGAACGGAGTCTCAGCGTAACAGTGGAAACGCGCACCGAAGCACCGCCGCAGCAGCGCACACCCGTGGCCGACGGCCGCGGCGTCCCCCCCGGTGGCACCGACGAACCGGCGGCGCCGGCGAAGCGGGGCCGCCCGCCGCTTTGGGTCCTCGTGATCGGCGCGATCGTCGTGATCGCGATCCTGTTCTGGGGTGCCAAGTACCTGGCGTACGCACTTTCGCACGAGACGACCGACGACGCGCGCGTCGACGCCGACACCGTCACGGTGACGAGCAAGATCCAGGAGCGCGTCGACCAGATCCTGGTTGACACGAACCAGCACGTCAGCAAAGGTCAGGTCGTGATCCGGCTCGACGACACCGACGAGCGCAACGCCGTCTCGCAGGCGCAGGCCGCCCTGCAAGCGCAGCAGGCGCAGGCGCGCGCGGCGCAACAGAACGTCGACCTGACGCGGGCGACGGTCGCGGCGCAGAACACGCAAGGCTCGGGCGGCATCACCTCGGCGCAGAGCTCGATCAAGAACGCGCAGGCGCAGGCGCAGTCGGCGCAGCAGCAGGCCGCCGCGGCCAACGCCGCGATCGCGCAGGCCAACGCGCAGCTGCGGGTCGCGCAGTCGCAAGTTCCGGCCGCGCGCGAAGGGCTCGTGCGCGCCAACGCCGACCTGGCCCGCTACGCCGCGCTGGTGCGCACCGGCGACATCGCCGAGCAGACGCTCGACGCGCAGCGCGCGGAACAGGCCCAAGCGCAGTCGCAGTACCAGAGCGCGCTCGACCAAGTGACCGCGGCGCAGACCGCCGTCACGCAGGCCGAAGCGCGGTACACCGCCGCGCTCTCCGCCGCCAACGCCGCGGCGGCCGGCATCGGCGCGCAGCAGGGTCAGCTGACCACCGCGCAAGGCCGTCTCTCCGAGACCGACAACCCGTTCCGCGTCACGTCGTCGCAGGCGCAGGCCGATGCCGCGCTGGCGCAAGCCGGCTCGCTCGCCGCGGCGCTCAAGACCGCGCAGGACAAGCTCGGCTACACCGTCATCCGCTCGCCGATCGACGGCATCGTCGGCGAGAAGAACGTCGAGGTCGGCACCTCGGTCGCGCCCGGTCAGTCGCTCCTCGATCTCGTCCCCGCCAAGGGCGAGTACATCACCGCCAACTACAAGGAGACGCAGCTCGGCAACGTGCGCGTCGGCCAGCCGGTCGACATCCACGTCGACACCTACAAGGGCATCACGTTCCACGGCCACGTCGCCGCGATCTCGCCGGCCTCGCAGAACACGTTCAGCCTGGTCCCGGCGCAGAACGCGACCGGCAACTTCGTCAAGGTCACGCAGCGCATTCCGGTCCGCATCTACGTCGACAAGGACGAGATCAGCCGTGCGCACCAGCTCTACGTCGGGATGTCGGTCGAGACGTCGATCAAGGTCAAATAGCACCGTGTCCGGATCGCGTTCCCTCGCGCTCGCGCTGAGCGCGGCGCTCTTCGCCGCGCCGCTCGCGGCGCTCGCTCAACCCTCTCCCGCACCGGCCGCTTCGGCGCAGCCCGCACCCGTTCCGTCGACGCAGCCGATGCCCGTGTCGACCGTCGCCCCCGCGCCGTCGGCGACGCTCCAGTCGACCACCGGCTCGTCGTCGAGTCAGACCTCGCCCGGCACCAGCGGCCAGCCCGCCCAGACCACGCCCGTGCAAACGCCGGCGGCGTCGACGGCCCGGCCGCCCACGCCGATGAGCAGCGCACCGGCATCGGCCGGTACGACCGCGCAGCCGCAGCCCGGCGCCAGCGGCGCGCCCGCCGGCGCGACCGGCGCCGGGTTCCCGCCGCCACCCGTCCCCGCCGTGCTGCCCGCGGTGCCGCCGATCTCCGGCTACAGCGCGCCCGTCAACGCCATCCCCAACGGCGATCTGGTCGGCGTGAACAATCTGCCGTTCGTCGGGCTCTCGCTGCAAGACGCGATCGGCATGGCGCTGCAGCGCAACACCAACCTCGCGCTGGCGCAGTCGAATCGCCGCATCGCGGCCTATCAGATCATCGCCGCCAAGGGTGCGTACGACACGAACTTCCAGGTCGTGCCCTCGTATCAGCACATGGTCGAGCCGGTCAGCTCGCCGTTCAACACCACCAACACCGGCGGACCGGTCACGCAGGACACGCTCGGCATCACCAGCGGCCTCAAGGGGCTGACCGGGACCGGCGGACAGTACAGCGTCGGCATCTCCGGCCAGCGCATCACCAACGACAGCGCCTACAACAGCTACAACCCGTACTACGAGACGGCGCTGCAGTTCTCGATCACCCAGCCGCTCGCGAAGGGCCTGGCGATCGATCAGCCGCGCCTGCAGATCCGGCTCGCGAAGATCAACAACCAGCTCGCGGCGAGCCAAGCGCTGCTCGACACGTCGAACACGATCGTGCTCATCTCCGACACCTACTACCAGTTGGTCCAGGCCTGGCAGAACGTCGCGATTCAAGAAGAAGGGCTGCGCCAAGCGACCGCGCAGGCCGCGTCCAACACGCGGCTGGCCCGCCACGGCGCGGTCGCGCCGACCGACATCGTCGAGGCGAACACGCAGGTCAACGTCTTCCAGGACAACGTCTTCGCGGCCATCCAGAACGTGCAGCGCGCGCAGATCGCGCTGAAGCAGCAGCTGCTCGCCAATCCCGCCGATCCGCTGTGGTTCGCGAACCTGGTGCCGACGACGTCGGTCGCGCAGGTACCCCCGGAGCCGACCCTCGACGCGCTGATCACCTCGGCGATCCAGAACCGTCCGGAGATCGCCGAAGTGCGCGAGCAGCGCGAGCAGTCCGACGCGAACCTCGCGTACGCGAAGGACCAGCTCAAGCCGCAGGTCGATCTCGGACTGGGCTACACCTCGAACGGCTTCGCGGGCAACCCGCTCAACCCGCTGGCGAACCCGCTCTTCGGGCTGCTCGGCTCGCTGGTGCCGCCGGCGGAGCTGGCCGAGTTCCCCCTCCCGCCCTCGTATCAGAGCGGCAACATCGGGACCTCGCTGCGCAACGCGCTCGAGAACCGCTTCCCGGTCTACGCCGGCCAACTGACGATCTCGATTCCGATCGGCAACCACACCGCCAAAGCCGACTATGCGATCCAGCAGGAACAGCAGCGCCAGGTCCAAGTCGACGAGACGGCGGTGCTGGCGCGGATTCGCGGTGAAGCGATCAACGCGATCCAGGGCTTACGCGAAGCGCAGTACCGCGTCATCGCGGCACGCGCCGCGCGCCAAGCCGCGCAGCGCGTGCTGCTCGGCGAGCAGCGCCGCTTCGCGGCCGGCACCTCGACCACGTTCCTGGTGCTGCAGCGGCAGCTGCAGGTCGCGCAGGACGAAGGGCTCGAGCTCGATGCGCAGACCGACCTCGATCGCGCGATCGTCGAGCTGAACCGCGTCAGCGGTCGGATCTTCGCCCAGAACGGCGTCGACGTCACCAGCATCGGCGGGCAGACCCTCAACGCCGCCGGTCCGACCAGCGTGCTGCCGCCGGCCCCGCAACCGACGGCCCCGCCGGTTCAGGGCCTCCAGCACTTCTAGATCACGTCGCACCCGTCGCGGCGAGGTGCTTCGCCGCGGCGGCTTCGTCGACGAACCAGTGCAGCTCGCCGTGCGTGGGGTGGACGATCTGCGAGGGGTAGACGTCGGGCTCGCGCGGGCCGTCGAGGACGGCGTACAGGGCATCGGCTTTTTCGGCACCGCCGGCGGTGATCGCGACGTGCCGGGCGGCGTTGATCGTGGCCGGCGTCAGCGTCAGGCGCCAACGGTCGAGCTTGGGGACGTAGTGCGCGACGACCAGATCCTCGCTCGAGATGCCCGCCAGGGTGCCGGGGAAGAGCGAGGCGGTGTGGCCGTCGGGTCCCATGCCGAGCAGGATCAGATCGAGCCGCGGCTTCTCGCCGAGCTCACGCTGCAGCACGACGGCGTAGTCGGCGGCGGCGGCGGTCGGGTCGTCCTCGCCGTGCATGCGATGCACGTGCGCGGCCGCGATCCCCAGCGGGTCGAGCAGCGTCTCGCGGTTCATGCGGTAGTTGGAGTCGGGGTCGTCGGGCGGCACGCAGCGTTCGTCGCCGAACCAGAACACGACGCGGTTCCAGTCGAGCGCGTCGCGCGCGCCGTTGACGAGCAGCGCGTTCATGGCGCGGGGCGTCGAGCCGCCGGCCAGCGCGACGTGCGCGGCAGGCCGCTCGGCCAGCGTCGCGCGCACGACCGCGACGACGTGGTCGGCGGCGGCTTGCGCCAGCGCGGCCGGGTCGGCGAGGACGGTGACCGTTGCCGCGGCGCTCATGCGTGCGAGAGGTCCGGACGCGGCGGTTCCTCGCCGAACAGCGTCGCCGCGGTGGCCAGCGCGGTCGCGAACAGCTCGTCGGTCTCGCCTTGCAAGATCGCGATCTCGAGCAGCGAGGCGTTGTCGATCGCCTGCAACGTGAACAGGCGCGGATCGCGCGCGTGCTCGCCTTCGACCCAGACCCGTACGCACAGCGGGTCGTCGGTGACCGCGCCATGGTACGACGAGGTGTCGCTGGTCAGCGTCACGCTCTGCACGCGGCGGATCTCGCCCTCGCGCCGGCGTTCGAAGGAGATATCTTTCGCTTCGCAGTCGAGGAACGCGTCGCGTCCGCGCGCGAGCCAGCCCAAGCGGCTGGCGAGCCAGCCGCCCAGGTAGAGCGCCTCGGCGTCGGAGCCGCTGGCGATCGTCAGGGTGCGGATCGTGTACAGCTCGTCGAGCAGAGCCGGGTCGTCGAAGAAGTGCGCGATCATGTCCTGCCACGGGCGCAAGCGCAGCCACGCCAGGTCGCGCAGCGCGATGGTGGGCTGCTCGCGGTGAAAGCGCGCCAGCGCGATCAGCGTTTGCGCGTCGCGCAGTGCACCCGACGAGTCGACCACCAGACCGTCGATGTGCGGCAGCAGCGCGCGAAAGACCGGGCGCGCCGCCTCGGTCGAGCTGCTCCACCACAGCTCGGTGGGGACGTTGCGCGGGCACAACGCCGTCACGTACTCGGCGATCTCCTCGGGGCCAATCTCGTCGACGTCGAGCAGGACGCGTTCGCCGCGGACGGTGACGCGCGCGTTCTCGCCGCGGTCCGACGCGGTGACGGTGGCGCCGCTCTGCGCGCCGGTACCGTCGAGGATGAGGGTGAACGAGGGATGCTTCTCGGCCAGCAGCTCGGCGCGCTCGAGCACCCAGTTGCGCCGCTCCGGATCGTCGATCCAGACGATCAGGTTCATGGTCGACGCGGAGAGCTTCTCGCCCGACAGCTCGCCGCGCACCGCGTCGAGCGAGGCGGAGACGTTGGCTTCGCTCTTCATCATATCTTCCTCCAGTCGCGCCCGTCCGCGATCAGCAGGCGATCCGCCGAGGGCGGACCTTGGCTTCCCGCCGCATAGTTCGGGAAGTTGTCGTCGACCGTCGCTTGCCAGCGGTCGAGCACCGGCATGACGACGTTCCAGGCGGTCTCGACGGCGTCCCAACGGGTGAACAGCGTCGCGTCGCCGCGCATCGCGTCGCCGATCAGCCGTTCGTACGCCGGCGCCGAGACGACGCCGAAGCCGGTCCCGTAGTTGAAGTCCATCGACACCGAGCGAATGTGCATCTTCGGGCCCGGCACCTTGGCCGAGAAGCGCAGCGAAATGCCTTCCTCGGGCTGGATCTTCATGACCAGCACGTTGTTCTCGATCGTGTCGCCGATCTCGCCGAACAGGCGGTGCGGGATCGACCGGAAGCGGATCGCGATCTCCGAGTTCTTGTGCGCGAGGCGCTTGCCGGAGCGCAGATAGAACGGGACGTCGGCCCAGCGCCAGTTGTCGATCCACAGCTTGACCGCCGCGTACGTCTCGGTGTTGGAGTGCGGGTCGACGTCGGGCTCGTCGCGATAGGCCGGCACCGGCTTGCCGGCGATCGAGCCGGCGTCGTACTGGCCGCGCGCGGCGTCGAGGAACGCGCGATTCGGCTCGATCTGCCGCACCGCCGCCAGCGCCTTGAACTTCTCGTCGCGGATCGCTTCGGCGCTGGCCGAGATCGGCGGCTCCATCGCGACCAGGGCCAACAGGTTCATGACGTGGTTCTGGATCATGTCGCGCAGGGCGCCGGCGTGATCGTAGTAGCCGCCGCGCTGCTCGACCCCGACCGTCTCGGCGGCGGTGATCTGGATCGAGTCGACGTAGCGCCGGTTCCAGATCGGCTCGAAGATGACGTTGGCGAAACGCAGCGCGATGATGTCCTGGACGGGCTCTTTGCCCAGGTAGTGGTCGATGCGGTAGACCTGCTTCTCGTCGAAGACCTTGCGGACTTCGGACTGGAGCGCGCGCGCGGACTCGATGTCGGTGCCGAACGGCTTCTCGATGATGATGCGCGACCAGCCTTGCTTGTCGTCGCGCGGACCCAGGCCGGACGCGTCGATCTGCTTGACGATCTGCGAGAACACCGTCGGCGGCGTGCTCAGGTAGAACAGGCGGTTGCCGGCGGTGCCGAGCTTCTCGTCGTTCTCCTCGATCTTCTCTCTGAGCCGCTTGAACGCGGCGGGGTCGTCGAACGAACCGGGGACGTAGGAGATGTGGCTGGCGAAGTCGCTCCAGAGCGGGTCCTTCGCCGGCCCCGTGCGCGAGAACTCGTCGACCGCCTTGCGCATGTCCTCGCGGAACTGCTCGTCGCTGAACTTCGAGCGCGAGAAGCCGATGATGCCGAAGTTCTGCGGCAGCGTGTCGTTGAGGCGCAGGTTCCACATCGCGGGCAGCAGCATGCGCTTCATCAGGTCGCCGCTGGCGCCGAAGAAGATGATGTTGCAGGGATCGGTGATGCGATCGGCCGTGAGGCCGGCGCGCAGCGGGTTGATTTGAGCGCCGTCCCCGCGCGGCGCTGCTGCGGTGGCGGTCACTGGTTCAGGCTCCCGCTTTACTGCCGGCCGCGGCGACGCCGTTCTCGTCCTTCACCGCGTGGCCGCCGAACTGGTTGCGCAGCGCGGCGATGACTTTGGCGCTGAACGACTCTTCCTGGCGCGAGACGAAGCGCGAGATCAGCGATTGGGTGATCACGGGTGCCGGAACGTTCTCGTCGATCGCGGCTTCGACCGTCCAACGGCCTTCGCCCGAGTCCTCGACCCAGCCGCGGATCGCCTTGAGGTCGGGATCTTCGCGCAGCGCGATCTCGAGCAGCTCGAGCAGCCACGAACGCACGACCGAACCGTAGCGCCAGATCGACGCCAGCTGGTGAAGGTCGTAGTGATACTCGGACTTCTCGAGGATCTCGAAACCCTCGCCGTACGCCGCCAGCATCCCGTACTCGATCCCGTTGTGGACCATCTTCGAGAAGTGGCCGGCACCGCTCGGCCCGACGTGCGCGTAGCCTCCCTCGGGGGCCAGCGTGAGGAAGACGGGTTCGACCGTCTTCACCGCCGCGTCGTCGCCGCCGACCATCAAGCAGTAGCCGTTAGCCAGGCCCCACACCCCGCCCGAGGTGCCGCAGTCGACGAACGCGATCCCCTTGTCCTTGCAGCGCAGGTAGCGCTGCTTGGAGTCGGTCCACTTCGAGTTGCCGCCGTCGACGATGACGTCGCCCGGCTGCAGCAGCCCCAGCAGCTGCGTGATCGTGTCGTCGGTCGGCGCGCCCGCCGGGACCATGATCCACACCGCGCGCGGCGGCGTGAGCTGCTTGACCAGATCGGCCAACGACGAAGCGCCGGCGGCGCCGTCGCCGACGCTGCGCTGCACCGCCGCCGGGTCGCGGTCGTAGGCGACGACCTGGTGGCCGCCGCGCTCGAGCCGCGTGGTCATGTTGGCGCCCATGCGCCCGAGGCCGATCATCCCGAGTTGCATGATGCTCCTACGCCTTGGCGCTGACGGCGGATTCGAGCGCGCTCGCGAGGGCTTCGAGGCCCTTGCGCGCGTCGCCGGGGAAGTGGAAGCGGGCGCCGCGGCGGTTGCGCTTGTCGAGCGACTCGAAGTCGCCCAGCGCTTGCGCGCGCTGCAGGGTGCGGAAGCCGACCATCCCGGGGATCGGAATGTCGAACGGCGCGTCGTAGGTGATCTGGAAGAAGACGCCTTCGTTCGAACCGCCCTTGTGGAGCTGGCCGGTCGAGTGTAAGAATCGCGGTCCGAAGCCGACCGTGGTCGCGACCTTGCGCGCGTCACGCACGGTGGTGCGGATGCGGGTCAGGAGCGCCTCGGTCGCGGCGTTCATCGGCACGTACGCGTTGAACGCGACGTAGTCGCCGCTCGCGATCTGCTCGGCGATCGCGTTGACCGCGCTCTGCAGATCGTTGCCGAGCGCGGTGCCGTGCGAGCCGGC encodes the following:
- a CDS encoding TolC family protein, whose amino-acid sequence is MSGSRSLALALSAALFAAPLAALAQPSPAPAASAQPAPVPSTQPMPVSTVAPAPSATLQSTTGSSSSQTSPGTSGQPAQTTPVQTPAASTARPPTPMSSAPASAGTTAQPQPGASGAPAGATGAGFPPPPVPAVLPAVPPISGYSAPVNAIPNGDLVGVNNLPFVGLSLQDAIGMALQRNTNLALAQSNRRIAAYQIIAAKGAYDTNFQVVPSYQHMVEPVSSPFNTTNTGGPVTQDTLGITSGLKGLTGTGGQYSVGISGQRITNDSAYNSYNPYYETALQFSITQPLAKGLAIDQPRLQIRLAKINNQLAASQALLDTSNTIVLISDTYYQLVQAWQNVAIQEEGLRQATAQAASNTRLARHGAVAPTDIVEANTQVNVFQDNVFAAIQNVQRAQIALKQQLLANPADPLWFANLVPTTSVAQVPPEPTLDALITSAIQNRPEIAEVREQREQSDANLAYAKDQLKPQVDLGLGYTSNGFAGNPLNPLANPLFGLLGSLVPPAELAEFPLPPSYQSGNIGTSLRNALENRFPVYAGQLTISIPIGNHTAKADYAIQQEQQRQVQVDETAVLARIRGEAINAIQGLREAQYRVIAARAARQAAQRVLLGEQRRFAAGTSTTFLVLQRQLQVAQDEGLELDAQTDLDRAIVELNRVSGRIFAQNGVDVTSIGGQTLNAAGPTSVLPPAPQPTAPPVQGLQHF
- the pgl gene encoding 6-phosphogluconolactonase encodes the protein MSAAATVTVLADPAALAQAAADHVVAVVRATLAERPAAHVALAGGSTPRAMNALLVNGARDALDWNRVVFWFGDERCVPPDDPDSNYRMNRETLLDPLGIAAAHVHRMHGEDDPTAAAADYAVVLQRELGEKPRLDLILLGMGPDGHTASLFPGTLAGISSEDLVVAHYVPKLDRWRLTLTPATINAARHVAITAGGAEKADALYAVLDGPREPDVYPSQIVHPTHGELHWFVDEAAAAKHLAATGAT
- a CDS encoding glucose-6-phosphate dehydrogenase assembly protein OpcA, with translation MKSEANVSASLDAVRGELSGEKLSASTMNLIVWIDDPERRNWVLERAELLAEKHPSFTLILDGTGAQSGATVTASDRGENARVTVRGERVLLDVDEIGPEEIAEYVTALCPRNVPTELWWSSSTEAARPVFRALLPHIDGLVVDSSGALRDAQTLIALARFHREQPTIALRDLAWLRLRPWQDMIAHFFDDPALLDELYTIRTLTIASGSDAEALYLGGWLASRLGWLARGRDAFLDCEAKDISFERRREGEIRRVQSVTLTSDTSSYHGAVTDDPLCVRVWVEGEHARDPRLFTLQAIDNASLLEIAILQGETDELFATALATAATLFGEEPPRPDLSHA
- the zwf gene encoding glucose-6-phosphate dehydrogenase — its product is MTATAAAPRGDGAQINPLRAGLTADRITDPCNIIFFGASGDLMKRMLLPAMWNLRLNDTLPQNFGIIGFSRSKFSDEQFREDMRKAVDEFSRTGPAKDPLWSDFASHISYVPGSFDDPAAFKRLREKIEENDEKLGTAGNRLFYLSTPPTVFSQIVKQIDASGLGPRDDKQGWSRIIIEKPFGTDIESARALQSEVRKVFDEKQVYRIDHYLGKEPVQDIIALRFANVIFEPIWNRRYVDSIQITAAETVGVEQRGGYYDHAGALRDMIQNHVMNLLALVAMEPPISASAEAIRDEKFKALAAVRQIEPNRAFLDAARGQYDAGSIAGKPVPAYRDEPDVDPHSNTETYAAVKLWIDNWRWADVPFYLRSGKRLAHKNSEIAIRFRSIPHRLFGEIGDTIENNVLVMKIQPEEGISLRFSAKVPGPKMHIRSVSMDFNYGTGFGVVSAPAYERLIGDAMRGDATLFTRWDAVETAWNVVMPVLDRWQATVDDNFPNYAAGSQGPPSADRLLIADGRDWRKI